The proteins below are encoded in one region of Aquisphaera giovannonii:
- a CDS encoding serine/threonine-protein kinase — translation MTTSPESREDGRFDELAEEFAARCRRGERPDVEEYVGRLPGMADRIRRVFPTLLAAGRGDDESRDRATSPPNPPRLREVGDYRIVREVGRGGMGIVYEAEQVSLGRRVALKVLPSHVVGDRRALQRFRREAKAAAGLHHTNIVPVYEVGQKGDVAFYAMQFIQGQGLDQVIRELKRLRHPAGTTGGEAPRGMHRGGAATENGSPAPAHASREGGRVRRAAACLLTGRLAAGGSGTTLRESAADGLATTEPIGPGRSRIDGPPDTIGDAPEGGGVPDATTSAVLPGGPAVPEADASRSRLPYYASVAQIGRQAAQGLAHAHARGVVHRDIKPSNLLLDTAGVVWITDFGLAKAGDDGLTATGDVLGTLRYLAPERFRGGGDARADVYALGLTLYELLTLRPAFSSADRLSLIDLIKAEEPARPRAIDGRIPRDLETIVLKATAKDPERRYQTAGAMAEDLRRYLADEPILARRANAAERYWRWARRNPAVAILGAVLTGVLVVATAGSLVAARRFRAQAETERRLAQEESGARRKADEANARLNAEEERLRRTVYATRSNLALAAWDNADVRRLRSLIDQLRPGPGEPDPRGWEWRYLWQLDHEDRLTLRGREDDFADVAFSPDGQSFASLESRGRIQIRDLRSGELKRTMGITTGGRPASLAGGVGAIAFRPDGRAIAGPGPDDSLVLYDVETGRPVLRFEGSPRTVLGLAWSPDGRTLVAAITAHVMRVWDARDGRRLHEAFGGHGGPVACVAFSPDGRTLASASFDNTVKLWGLDDRSRPRAVLNGHTDEVRAVAFSPDGRWIASASRDRTLRIWDARSGAGHAVIRGHAGAVTSVAFLPGNIRVVTGSEDETVRVWDAGSGRGLRTFQGHQEGVVALSVSPDGRAILSLSGESIRAWDPDSPPRPLTLQSPSVLTYGGAAECVAFRGDGRRLASGHDDHALRLWDLRSGGPPRILKGHTMAVRSVAFSPDGRTIASASLDGTARLWDAETGEPRLAFTGHADRLKSLAFADDHTVLSAGFDRNIQAWAPETAAVLYVLRGHSDSINDLAVSDDGRTLASASDDMTCILWDLAERRPRLTLRGHTDRVNRVAFSPDGLTIATASDDHTVRLWDVLHGSPRGVLEGHTDEVLGLAYNPDGRLASSGKDKTILLWDCASGQTLLDLKGHTGPIRCIRFSPDGRTLASASYDRMINLWEAAPAAILAPTPREPTGASPGDPPGRMPGEGPVRSD, via the coding sequence ATGACGACGTCACCGGAATCCCGCGAGGACGGACGTTTCGACGAGCTCGCCGAGGAGTTCGCCGCGCGCTGCCGCCGCGGCGAGCGGCCGGACGTGGAGGAATACGTCGGCCGCCTGCCGGGGATGGCGGACCGGATCCGCCGGGTCTTCCCGACCCTCCTCGCCGCCGGACGGGGCGATGATGAGTCGCGCGATCGGGCGACCTCGCCGCCCAACCCCCCGCGCCTCCGGGAGGTGGGCGACTACCGGATCGTGCGCGAGGTCGGCCGCGGCGGCATGGGGATCGTCTACGAGGCCGAGCAGGTCTCGCTCGGCCGCCGGGTCGCCCTGAAGGTGCTCCCCTCCCATGTGGTGGGGGACCGCAGGGCGCTTCAGCGTTTCCGCCGCGAGGCCAAGGCCGCGGCCGGCCTGCACCACACCAACATCGTGCCGGTCTACGAGGTCGGGCAGAAGGGCGACGTCGCCTTCTACGCGATGCAATTCATCCAGGGCCAGGGGCTCGACCAGGTCATCCGCGAGCTGAAGCGGCTGCGACACCCCGCCGGCACGACCGGCGGCGAGGCGCCCAGGGGCATGCACCGCGGGGGGGCCGCGACGGAGAACGGGTCCCCGGCCCCCGCGCACGCCTCGCGGGAGGGGGGCCGAGTCCGGAGGGCCGCCGCATGCCTGCTGACCGGCCGACTCGCGGCCGGCGGGTCGGGCACGACCCTGCGCGAATCGGCCGCCGACGGGCTTGCCACGACCGAGCCGATCGGACCGGGGCGGAGCCGGATCGACGGGCCGCCGGATACGATCGGCGACGCCCCCGAGGGCGGAGGAGTGCCCGACGCGACGACCTCGGCCGTGCTGCCCGGCGGGCCCGCCGTCCCGGAGGCCGACGCGTCCCGGAGTCGGCTCCCCTATTACGCGAGCGTGGCCCAGATCGGCCGGCAGGCGGCGCAGGGCCTCGCCCACGCCCACGCGCGGGGCGTCGTCCACCGCGACATCAAGCCCTCCAACCTGCTGCTCGACACCGCGGGGGTCGTCTGGATCACCGACTTCGGCCTGGCCAAGGCCGGCGACGACGGCCTGACCGCCACGGGCGACGTGCTGGGGACCCTCCGCTACCTGGCGCCGGAGCGGTTCCGCGGCGGGGGCGACGCCCGCGCGGACGTCTACGCCCTGGGCCTGACCCTCTACGAGCTGCTGACGCTACGGCCGGCGTTCTCGTCCGCCGACCGGCTCTCGCTCATCGACCTCATCAAGGCCGAGGAGCCGGCGCGGCCCCGGGCGATCGACGGCCGGATCCCGCGCGACCTGGAGACGATCGTCCTGAAGGCGACCGCCAAGGATCCGGAACGCCGCTACCAGACGGCCGGGGCGATGGCCGAGGACTTGCGCCGATACCTGGCGGACGAGCCGATCCTGGCGCGGCGGGCGAATGCTGCGGAGCGCTACTGGCGGTGGGCTCGCCGCAACCCGGCCGTCGCGATCCTCGGCGCGGTGCTCACCGGCGTGCTGGTGGTCGCCACGGCCGGGTCGCTGGTGGCGGCGCGACGCTTCCGGGCGCAGGCGGAGACCGAGCGCAGGCTCGCGCAGGAGGAGTCCGGGGCCCGCCGCAAGGCCGACGAGGCCAACGCCCGGCTCAACGCCGAGGAGGAGAGGCTCCGGCGGACCGTGTATGCCACCCGTTCCAACCTCGCCCTGGCCGCCTGGGACAACGCTGACGTCCGCCGCCTCCGCAGCCTCATCGACCAGTTGCGCCCGGGTCCCGGCGAGCCCGACCCTCGCGGCTGGGAGTGGCGCTACCTCTGGCAGCTCGACCACGAGGACCGGCTGACGCTGCGGGGCCGGGAGGACGACTTCGCCGACGTGGCCTTCAGCCCCGACGGGCAGAGCTTCGCCAGCCTGGAGTCGAGGGGCCGCATCCAGATCCGGGACCTCCGCTCCGGGGAATTGAAGCGGACGATGGGGATCACGACCGGGGGAAGGCCCGCGAGCCTGGCCGGCGGCGTCGGGGCGATCGCCTTCCGCCCCGACGGGCGTGCCATCGCCGGTCCCGGGCCGGACGACAGCCTCGTCCTGTACGACGTCGAAACCGGACGGCCCGTCCTGCGCTTCGAAGGCTCCCCGCGTACGGTCCTGGGGCTGGCCTGGAGCCCGGACGGCCGGACCCTCGTCGCCGCCATCACCGCCCACGTCATGCGGGTCTGGGACGCCCGCGACGGCCGCCGGCTCCACGAGGCCTTCGGGGGCCATGGCGGGCCGGTCGCCTGCGTCGCGTTCAGCCCCGACGGCCGCACCCTCGCCTCCGCCAGCTTCGACAACACCGTGAAGCTGTGGGGCCTCGACGACCGATCACGCCCCCGCGCGGTCCTGAATGGGCACACCGACGAGGTCCGCGCCGTGGCCTTCAGCCCCGACGGTCGTTGGATCGCGTCCGCCAGCCGGGACCGGACCCTTCGGATCTGGGATGCCCGGTCGGGTGCGGGGCACGCCGTGATCCGGGGACACGCCGGCGCGGTGACGTCCGTGGCCTTCCTGCCCGGCAACATCCGGGTCGTGACGGGCTCCGAGGACGAGACGGTGCGCGTCTGGGACGCCGGATCCGGGCGGGGGCTGCGCACCTTCCAGGGGCACCAGGAAGGGGTCGTCGCCCTCTCCGTGAGCCCCGACGGGCGCGCGATCCTGTCGCTCTCCGGCGAGTCGATCCGCGCGTGGGATCCCGACAGCCCGCCCCGACCCCTCACGCTCCAGAGCCCCTCGGTCCTCACCTACGGCGGGGCCGCGGAGTGCGTCGCGTTCCGCGGCGACGGGCGCCGCCTCGCCTCCGGCCACGACGACCACGCGCTGCGGCTCTGGGACCTCCGCTCGGGCGGCCCGCCCCGGATCCTCAAGGGCCACACGATGGCCGTCAGGTCCGTCGCCTTCAGCCCCGATGGCCGGACGATCGCCTCCGCCAGCCTGGATGGGACGGCCCGGCTCTGGGACGCCGAGACCGGCGAGCCCCGGCTCGCGTTCACCGGGCATGCCGACCGGCTGAAGTCCCTGGCCTTCGCGGACGACCATACGGTCCTCTCGGCCGGCTTCGACCGCAACATCCAGGCATGGGCCCCGGAGACCGCCGCCGTCCTGTACGTCCTGCGGGGCCACTCGGACTCGATCAACGACCTGGCGGTCAGCGACGACGGCCGCACGCTCGCCTCCGCCAGCGATGACATGACCTGCATCCTCTGGGACCTCGCCGAGCGGCGGCCCCGCTTGACGCTGCGGGGGCACACCGACCGGGTCAACAGGGTCGCCTTCAGCCCCGACGGGCTGACGATCGCCACGGCCTCGGACGACCACACCGTGCGACTCTGGGACGTCCTGCACGGCTCCCCCCGGGGCGTCCTGGAAGGGCACACCGACGAGGTCCTCGGCCTCGCGTACAACCCCGACGGCCGGCTCGCGTCGTCGGGCAAGGACAAGACCATCCTGCTCTGGGATTGCGCCAGCGGGCAGACCCTGCTGGACCTCAAGGGGCACACGGGGCCGATCCGTTGCATCCGGTTCAGCCCGGACGGCCGGACCCTCGCCTCGGCCAGCTACGACCGGATGATCAACCTCTGGGAGGCCGCCCCCGCGGCGATCCTGGCGCCGACTCCCAGGGAGCCGACCGGGGCGTCCCCGGGCGACCCGCCCGGTCGCATGCCCGGCGAAGGCCCGGTGCGCTCCGATTGA
- a CDS encoding beta-ribofuranosylaminobenzene 5'-phosphate synthase family protein translates to MNRPEIRTPGRLHFGLLGWGPDAPRQFGGVGLMVESGGIRIAGERAPEWSAAGPLASRVLAILREIRQLAAIASHPLASAAPCHVEVLEASPEHVGLGVGTQLSLAVLRLMLELEGLPPADAPEMARLTGRGRRSGIGLHGFLHGGLIVDGGRASRADAGPPPLVARVAFPEDWSILLIRPPGPQGRHGAEERSAFSELPPLPYRTTDRLCRLVLLGLVPAVLERDLAAFGEALSDLQREVGRAFAPSQGGTYASPQAEAIVEELGRIGLVGAGQTSWGPTLYAFGRLGERDRERIGSSLRLGFQLSPSAVSWTTAANRGAAIAG, encoded by the coding sequence ATGAATCGCCCCGAGATCCGGACGCCCGGGCGCCTCCACTTCGGCCTCCTCGGCTGGGGGCCGGACGCCCCTCGCCAGTTCGGCGGCGTGGGGCTGATGGTCGAGTCGGGGGGGATCCGGATCGCCGGCGAGCGGGCGCCTGAGTGGTCCGCCGCCGGACCTCTGGCATCTCGCGTCCTCGCGATCCTCCGGGAGATCCGGCAATTGGCCGCGATCGCGTCGCATCCGCTCGCATCCGCGGCGCCCTGTCACGTCGAGGTCCTGGAGGCGTCGCCGGAGCACGTGGGCCTGGGCGTCGGGACCCAGCTCAGCCTGGCGGTCCTCCGCTTGATGCTGGAGCTGGAAGGCCTCCCGCCGGCCGACGCGCCCGAGATGGCCCGCCTGACGGGCCGCGGCCGGCGATCCGGCATCGGCCTCCACGGCTTCCTCCACGGCGGGCTGATCGTCGACGGGGGCCGCGCCTCGCGCGCCGACGCGGGACCGCCGCCGCTGGTCGCGCGGGTCGCCTTCCCGGAGGATTGGTCGATCCTGCTGATCCGGCCCCCCGGGCCCCAGGGCCGGCACGGGGCCGAGGAGCGGTCTGCCTTCTCGGAGCTCCCTCCGCTCCCCTACCGGACGACGGACCGCCTGTGCCGGCTCGTTCTCCTGGGCCTCGTCCCCGCCGTCCTCGAGCGCGACCTCGCCGCGTTCGGGGAGGCCCTGAGTGACCTTCAGCGCGAGGTCGGCCGGGCCTTCGCCCCGTCGCAGGGGGGCACCTACGCGAGCCCCCAGGCCGAGGCGATCGTCGAGGAGCTGGGTCGAATCGGCCTCGTGGGCGCCGGGCAGACCTCGTGGGGGCCGACGCTGTACGCCTTCGGGCGTCTCGGGGAGCGGGACCGCGAGCGGATCGGTTCCTCGCTCCGCCTCGGATTCCAGCTCAGCCCGTCGGCCGTGTCCTGGACGACGGCGGCCAACCGAGGCGCCGCGATCGCCGGCTAG
- a CDS encoding DUF447 domain-containing protein yields MIVEGIVTTVDGRGEVNIAPMGMTLGPDLDFAKFELRPYPSSTTFRNMRSQGAGVFHVTDDVLLLAQTAIGLTPTPAPRLAQAERIAGWVLLDCCRFYEFRVLGLDDSAARARVDVETLREGRLRDFLGFNRARHAVLEAAILATRTAFLPRQDILRDLEWLAVPVEKTGGAVERAAFDLLRDHVTRNAGVGPIVDGAGVP; encoded by the coding sequence GTGATCGTCGAGGGGATCGTGACCACGGTGGACGGGCGGGGCGAGGTCAACATCGCGCCCATGGGGATGACGCTCGGCCCCGACCTCGACTTCGCGAAGTTCGAGCTGCGACCCTACCCGTCCTCGACCACGTTCCGCAACATGAGGTCGCAGGGAGCCGGCGTCTTCCACGTGACGGACGACGTCCTGCTGCTCGCCCAGACCGCGATCGGCCTGACGCCAACGCCCGCGCCCCGGCTGGCGCAGGCGGAGCGGATCGCCGGCTGGGTCCTCCTGGACTGCTGCCGGTTCTATGAATTCCGGGTCCTGGGCCTGGACGACTCAGCCGCTCGGGCCCGCGTCGACGTGGAGACGCTCCGCGAGGGCCGGCTCCGGGACTTCCTCGGCTTCAACAGGGCGCGGCACGCGGTCCTGGAGGCGGCGATCCTCGCGACCCGGACGGCCTTCCTCCCCCGCCAGGACATCCTCCGGGACCTCGAATGGCTGGCGGTCCCGGTGGAGAAGACCGGGGGCGCGGTCGAGCGGGCGGCCTTCGATCTCCTCCGGGATCACGTGACCCGGAACGCCGGAGTCGGCCCCATCGTGGATGGCGCGGGGGTCCCATGA
- a CDS encoding DUF6513 domain-containing protein, producing MSAGPNDNPPRLLFVTGRLAEFALRQVLEELAPRAGFIPEVAVLPITVAALMTPRWVARHLEVPPGVSRIILPGACGGDLSPVRERAGEAEVALGPADLRELPRYFGHDPARDEGYGGFDIEILAEINHAPRLSRGDLIERAEAFRREGADVIDLGCDPSARWDGVGDAVRALRDGGFRVSIDSFDPDEVSAAAAAGAELVLSVNESNRERAADWGVEVVAIPDRPGSLDGLDETVAYLESRGVPYRVDPIVEPIGFGFAASLGRYLEVRRRAPEWPMMMGVGNLTELTDSDSAGINTVLIGFCQEIGVRSVLTTAVINWARSSVREIDLARRLAHHAVTRKTLPKHVEPRLVMLRDPRVERFGRENLAELQRRIRDPNWRIFAEDGVLYAMNGRQFLRGRDPFEVFEQMEGLDPSHAFYLGCELMKAKTALTLGKNYRQDQALEWGFLTEPEESHHARRKAHAAAAHTAPAAGPPGPEDGEPA from the coding sequence GTGAGCGCAGGCCCGAACGACAACCCACCGAGACTGCTGTTCGTCACCGGCCGGCTCGCCGAGTTCGCCCTCCGCCAGGTCCTCGAAGAGCTGGCACCCCGCGCCGGCTTCATCCCGGAGGTCGCGGTCCTGCCGATCACCGTCGCGGCGCTGATGACCCCGCGATGGGTCGCGCGACACCTCGAGGTCCCGCCGGGCGTCTCGCGGATCATCCTGCCCGGCGCCTGCGGCGGCGACCTCTCCCCGGTGCGGGAACGCGCCGGAGAGGCGGAGGTGGCCCTCGGGCCGGCGGACCTGCGCGAGCTCCCGCGGTACTTCGGCCACGACCCGGCGCGGGACGAGGGCTACGGCGGCTTCGACATCGAGATCCTCGCCGAGATCAACCACGCCCCCCGGCTTAGCAGGGGCGATCTGATCGAGCGGGCGGAGGCGTTCCGGCGCGAGGGCGCGGACGTGATCGACCTCGGCTGCGACCCGTCCGCACGCTGGGACGGCGTGGGCGACGCCGTCCGGGCGCTACGGGACGGCGGGTTCCGGGTCTCGATAGACAGCTTCGACCCGGACGAGGTCTCGGCCGCGGCCGCCGCGGGGGCGGAGCTGGTGCTGAGCGTGAACGAGTCGAACCGGGAGCGGGCCGCCGACTGGGGGGTCGAGGTCGTCGCCATCCCCGACCGGCCGGGCTCGCTGGACGGGCTCGACGAGACGGTCGCCTACCTCGAATCCCGGGGCGTCCCGTACCGCGTGGACCCGATCGTGGAGCCGATCGGCTTCGGCTTCGCCGCCTCGCTGGGACGATATCTGGAGGTCCGCCGCCGGGCGCCGGAGTGGCCGATGATGATGGGGGTCGGCAACCTCACGGAGCTGACGGACTCGGACAGCGCGGGGATCAACACGGTCCTCATCGGATTCTGCCAGGAGATCGGGGTCCGGAGCGTCCTGACCACGGCCGTGATCAACTGGGCCCGGTCCTCGGTCCGCGAGATCGACCTGGCCCGCCGGCTGGCCCATCACGCCGTCACGCGGAAGACGCTGCCCAAGCACGTCGAGCCCCGCCTGGTGATGCTCCGGGATCCCCGCGTCGAGCGGTTCGGGCGTGAGAACCTCGCCGAGCTTCAGCGTCGCATCCGCGACCCGAACTGGCGGATCTTCGCCGAGGACGGGGTCCTCTACGCGATGAACGGCCGGCAGTTCCTGCGGGGCCGCGATCCCTTCGAGGTCTTCGAGCAGATGGAGGGCCTGGACCCGTCGCATGCGTTCTACCTGGGATGCGAGCTCATGAAGGCGAAAACCGCCTTGACGCTCGGCAAGAACTATCGGCAGGATCAAGCCCTGGAGTGGGGATTCCTCACCGAGCCCGAGGAGAGCCATCACGCCCGCCGCAAGGCGCACGCGGCGGCGGCCCACACCGCGCCCGCCGCGGGGCCGCCCGGGCCAGAAGACGGGGAGCCGGCGTGA
- a CDS encoding SDR family NAD(P)-dependent oxidoreductase, translating into MRAAVLGATSGIGRATAIAMAAAGADVLVHGNRSAAAAEELSGTLRATGVRTRVLLADLGDRPAADRFADEAWRTWGGLDAWLHIAGADVLTGPGAKLSFDEKLDLLWAVDVVATIRLGREIGRRMKEQGHGAIVTMGWDQAETGMDGDSGAYFGATKGAIMAFTRSLALSLAPAVRVNALAPGWIRTEWGETAPPEWQDRVLREVPLRRWGTAEDVAGAACYLVSPSARFVTGQVVRINGGAVR; encoded by the coding sequence ATGCGGGCCGCCGTCCTGGGGGCCACCTCGGGCATCGGCCGGGCCACGGCGATCGCGATGGCCGCGGCCGGCGCGGACGTGCTCGTCCACGGCAACCGCTCCGCCGCCGCGGCCGAGGAGCTGTCCGGCACCCTCCGCGCGACGGGCGTCCGCACGCGCGTCCTGCTCGCCGACCTCGGGGACCGGCCCGCGGCGGATCGCTTCGCCGACGAGGCCTGGCGCACGTGGGGCGGGCTGGACGCCTGGCTGCACATCGCCGGCGCGGACGTCCTGACCGGCCCGGGCGCCAAGCTGTCCTTCGATGAGAAGCTCGACCTCCTCTGGGCGGTGGACGTGGTCGCCACGATCCGCCTCGGCCGGGAGATCGGCCGGAGGATGAAGGAGCAGGGGCACGGCGCCATCGTCACCATGGGCTGGGACCAGGCGGAGACCGGGATGGACGGCGACTCGGGCGCGTACTTCGGCGCCACGAAGGGGGCGATCATGGCGTTCACCCGCAGCCTCGCGCTGAGCCTCGCGCCCGCGGTCCGGGTCAACGCCCTGGCTCCCGGCTGGATCCGGACGGAGTGGGGCGAGACCGCCCCGCCCGAGTGGCAGGATCGGGTCCTCCGCGAGGTGCCGCTCCGGCGATGGGGCACGGCGGAGGACGTGGCGGGGGCCGCCTGCTACCTCGTGAGCCCCTCGGCCCGCTTCGTGACCGGCCAGGTGGTCCGCATCAACGGCGGAGCCGTCCGATGA
- a CDS encoding SGNH/GDSL hydrolase family protein, with product MRRLARWLPRVLAGIRTAWLLVGATLLLIAALELALRAGFWLKDMGRPQIPPDPRVLASIPGSESWLPLHYRELEQLSDRWQPYVYFRQRAFTGQTIRIEPRGTRATWEPDSSHEAKADRPLRLLMLGGSSLWGFGARDDRTIPSLVARKLHDLGIHAKVENFSEIGYVSTQEAITLMRLLQIGHPPDVVLFFDGVNDTTSAMIEGMATVTTNEGNRVREFNLLQSTGRLTGALLGNLATSSALYRVAIGIRTRLGIAGPVRPVPSQYRLDQLVEGVVGGYEANVAMIEALGREYGFRPLLVWQPVVFSKRTLVPFEAEEAAKFHWVRPLFEEVHRRLRESPALKGDAAFLDLSGRLDGLESLAYLDYCHVTEEANELLATSIVERMIELGMDKSRAAGTGR from the coding sequence ATGAGACGCCTGGCGAGATGGCTGCCGCGAGTACTCGCCGGAATCCGCACGGCCTGGCTGCTCGTCGGGGCGACGCTCCTCCTGATCGCGGCCCTGGAGTTGGCCCTCCGCGCCGGGTTCTGGCTTAAGGACATGGGCCGGCCCCAGATCCCCCCGGACCCCCGCGTGCTCGCCTCAATCCCGGGCAGCGAGTCGTGGCTGCCGCTCCATTACCGCGAGCTGGAGCAACTCTCCGATCGCTGGCAACCTTATGTCTACTTTCGCCAGCGAGCCTTCACAGGCCAGACAATCCGCATCGAGCCCAGGGGCACCCGGGCGACGTGGGAGCCGGACTCGTCGCATGAGGCGAAGGCGGATCGGCCGCTCCGGCTCCTCATGCTCGGCGGCTCGTCCCTCTGGGGCTTCGGCGCCCGCGATGATCGGACGATCCCGTCTCTGGTCGCGCGCAAGCTGCACGATCTCGGCATCCACGCCAAGGTCGAGAATTTCTCCGAGATCGGCTACGTGAGCACTCAAGAGGCCATCACGCTCATGCGGCTGCTCCAGATTGGACACCCGCCGGATGTGGTCCTCTTCTTCGACGGCGTGAATGACACGACGTCCGCCATGATCGAGGGCATGGCGACGGTGACGACCAACGAGGGTAATCGCGTCCGGGAATTCAACCTGCTCCAGTCGACGGGACGACTGACGGGGGCCTTGCTGGGGAACCTCGCCACGAGCTCTGCGCTCTACCGCGTGGCGATCGGCATCCGGACGAGGCTGGGGATCGCCGGCCCCGTGCGGCCCGTCCCGTCGCAGTACCGGCTCGACCAGCTCGTGGAGGGGGTCGTCGGCGGCTACGAGGCGAATGTGGCGATGATCGAGGCCCTGGGCAGGGAGTACGGCTTTCGGCCGCTCCTGGTCTGGCAGCCGGTCGTCTTCTCGAAGCGGACGCTCGTCCCGTTCGAGGCCGAGGAGGCCGCCAAGTTCCACTGGGTGCGACCGCTCTTCGAGGAGGTCCACCGCCGCCTCCGCGAGTCGCCGGCGCTCAAGGGCGACGCGGCGTTCCTGGACCTGAGCGGACGCCTCGACGGCCTGGAATCCCTGGCCTACCTCGACTACTGCCACGTCACGGAGGAGGCCAATGAGCTCCTCGCGACCTCGATCGTCGAGCGGATGATCGAGCTGGGGATGGACAAGTCCAGGGCCGCCGGGACGGGACGTTGA
- a CDS encoding formylmethanofuran dehydrogenase subunit B, with amino-acid sequence MPDSPPADTRTTGGDKTQAATIDAVTCLACGCLCDDLVVAFDGSGRLASVRKACPIGEAWFLENASRADEEGWATALIDGEPADPVEAVARAGALLAGSRSPVVLGLDRSTNETVAAAVGLADRIGAYVEVGDGASSTPRILAFQRAGRVSATLGEVRARADVVVLWRADPVATHPRHLERYSAEPRGRFVPEGRAGRTVIVVDTGRTATAGRADATLAIDEDREFEVLWTLRALVRDAGLGDDRIRAATGCEPESLRALAARLRAARYGAFFLGEVAGPSPARAAARIEAANLLVRDLREHTRFVLLGMGTPGNRTGAESVLARQTGFPTCVDLGAGHPESLPGVATASADVALIVGEGAPPRYPGAETTRIVIGRPALGATPDRAAVWLTSSLPGLDEAGTVTRVDGISLPLRAHRPSRFPGEREWITRIHDAIGHGARA; translated from the coding sequence ATGCCCGATTCGCCTCCCGCCGACACCCGGACCACCGGCGGGGACAAGACGCAGGCCGCGACGATCGACGCCGTGACCTGCCTGGCCTGCGGCTGCCTCTGCGACGACCTCGTCGTCGCCTTCGACGGGTCGGGGCGGTTGGCATCGGTGCGCAAGGCGTGCCCGATCGGCGAGGCGTGGTTCCTGGAGAATGCGTCTCGGGCGGACGAGGAAGGCTGGGCGACGGCCCTGATCGACGGCGAGCCGGCCGATCCCGTCGAAGCCGTCGCACGGGCCGGGGCCCTCCTGGCCGGCTCGCGGTCGCCGGTCGTCCTGGGGCTCGATCGGTCCACGAACGAGACCGTGGCCGCGGCGGTCGGCCTCGCGGATCGGATCGGGGCCTACGTGGAGGTCGGGGACGGCGCGTCGTCGACGCCTCGCATCCTGGCGTTCCAGCGTGCCGGCCGCGTCTCCGCGACGCTCGGCGAGGTCCGGGCCCGGGCGGACGTCGTCGTCTTGTGGCGGGCCGATCCTGTCGCGACGCATCCCCGGCACCTCGAGCGGTATTCGGCGGAGCCCCGCGGGCGATTCGTGCCCGAGGGCCGCGCCGGGCGGACCGTGATCGTCGTGGACACGGGCCGCACGGCGACGGCCGGGCGTGCGGATGCGACCCTCGCCATCGACGAGGATCGCGAATTCGAGGTCCTCTGGACGCTCCGCGCCCTCGTCCGCGATGCGGGCCTCGGCGACGACCGCATCCGCGCGGCGACGGGCTGCGAGCCGGAATCGCTCCGGGCCCTCGCGGCCCGCCTCCGGGCGGCCCGATACGGGGCGTTCTTCCTGGGCGAGGTCGCGGGCCCGTCCCCCGCCCGGGCGGCGGCGCGGATCGAGGCGGCGAACCTCCTGGTTCGCGACCTCCGCGAGCACACCCGGTTCGTGCTGCTCGGCATGGGCACGCCCGGGAATCGCACGGGTGCGGAGTCCGTGCTGGCCCGGCAGACGGGATTCCCGACCTGCGTGGACCTGGGCGCGGGCCACCCGGAGTCGCTCCCGGGCGTGGCAACCGCGTCGGCGGACGTGGCGTTGATCGTCGGCGAGGGGGCACCTCCGAGATATCCGGGAGCCGAGACGACCCGGATCGTGATCGGCCGGCCGGCCCTCGGCGCCACGCCGGATCGGGCGGCGGTCTGGCTGACGTCCTCGTTGCCAGGGCTCGACGAGGCGGGGACCGTGACCAGGGTGGACGGCATCTCGCTTCCGCTGCGTGCCCATCGACCGTCGAGATTCCCGGGCGAACGCGAGTGGATCACGCGGATCCACGACGCGATCGGCCACGGTGCGAGGGCCTGA